One Hevea brasiliensis isolate MT/VB/25A 57/8 chromosome 5, ASM3005281v1, whole genome shotgun sequence genomic region harbors:
- the LOC110667714 gene encoding uncharacterized protein LOC110667714 has protein sequence MPSAVVAGSSSSCSATFTRSHSIKTPPTRSTKPIISSPLQRTAFRGLSLQDAKRGSSEMFIAEKKNSFTNARKGLQITARTAGASKTIEVEVDKPLGLTLGQKDGGGVVITAVDGGGNAAKAGLKAGDQVLYTSSFFGDELWPADKLGFTKTAIQAKPESVYFVVNRGVEVDIKKLTKRPAPPRFGRKLTDAQKARATHICLDCGYIYTAQKPFDEQPDTYVCPQCRAPKKRFARYDVNTGKAIGGGLPPIGVIIGLLAGVGAVGALLVYGLQ, from the exons ATGCCATCAGCTGTGGTTGCAGGGTCCTCCTCTTCTTGCTCTGCCACCTTCACCAGGAGCCACTCCATCAAAACCCCTCCAACCAGATCCACAAAACCAATAATATCCTCTCCATTACAG AGAACTGCTTTTCGAGGTCTATCACTTCAAGATGCCAAAAGGGGTTCCTCGGAAATGTTCATAGCTGAAAAGAAGAACAGTTTCACCAATGCAAGAAAAGGGCTGCAGATCACTGCAAGAACAGCTGGGGCTTCAAAGACTATTGAGGTTGAGGTTGACAAGCCACTAGGCCTCACTCTGGGTCAAAAGGATGGTGGTGGTGTGGTCATCACG GCTGTAGATGGAGGTGGGAATGCTGCTAAAGCAGGGTTGAAAGCCGGGGATCAAGTGCTGTACACTAGCAGTTTCTTTGGGGATGAACTTTGGCCTGCTGATAAGCTGGGATTCACTAAAACTGCCATCCAAGCAAAACCAGAATCTGTCTACTTTGTTGTTAACAG AGGTGTAGAAGTAGATATTAAAAAACTAACAAAGCGTCCAGCTCCTCCCCGCTTTGGAAGGAAGCTAACTGATGCTCAGAAG GCTAGAGCTACTCACATATGCCTCGACTGTGGATACATTTACACTGCGCAGAAACCTTTTGATGAGCAG CCGGATACATATGTATGCCCACAATGTAGAGCACCAAAAAAAAGGTTTGCAAGATATGATGTGAATACTGGAAAAGCAATAGGAGGTGGTTTGCCTCCAATTGGGGTCATTATTGGGCTGTTGGCTGGTGTTGGTGCAGTTGGTGcattgcttgtttatggtcttcAATGA
- the LOC110667690 gene encoding uncharacterized protein LOC110667690, translating into MERKALVLCSFVGFLGLLSAATGFAAEATRIKGSEVQFTSATQCAYPRSPALALGLTSAVALMLAQVIINVASGCICCKRSPNPSNSNWTIALVCFVVSWFTFVIAFLLLLTGAALNDQHGEESLYFGSYYCYVVKPGVFAGGAVLALASVTLGILYYLTFNSSKSVNCPWGNPPVSNPSGIAMGQHITPQTTQDPVFVHEDTYMRRQFT; encoded by the exons ATGGAAAGAAAGGCCTTGGTGTTGTGTAGTTTTGTGGGTTTCTTGGGGTTATTATCAGCTGCTACAGGTTTTGCTGCAGAGGCCACCAGGATTAAG GGTTCTGAGGTTCAGTTCACATCTGCCACTCAATGCGCCTATCCTCGGAGTCCTGCACTGGCTCTTGGTTTAACTTCAGCTGTGGCACTTATGTTGGCACAAGTAATTATTAATGTTGCAAGTGGGTGTATTTGTTGCAAAAGAAGCCCTAACCCTTCAAATTCAAATTGGACGATAGCATTAGTCTGCTTTGTTGTTTCCTG GTTCACATTTGTGATAGCTTTTCTTCTCTTGCTAACTGGTGCTGCGCTCAATGATCAACATGGCGAAGAGAGCTTGTACTTTGGGAGTTACTACTGCTATGTTGTCAAACCAGGGGTCTTTGCTGGTGGTGCTGTCTTGGCCCTTGCAAGCGTCACCCTTGGAATTCTCTATTACCTTACTTTCAACTCATCAAAGAGTGTTAATTGTCCTTGGGGCAATCCTCCTGTTTCTAATCCAAGTGGCATAGCCATGGGACAACATATCACACCACAGACCACTCAAGATCCTGTTTTTGTACACGAAGATACTTATATGAGACGACAGTTCACTTGA
- the LOC110667688 gene encoding LOW QUALITY PROTEIN: cell division cycle 20.2, cofactor of APC complex (The sequence of the model RefSeq protein was modified relative to this genomic sequence to represent the inferred CDS: inserted 1 base in 1 codon) → MDAGSVNSCSDLKVQSRFPLQDQHFQRRNSKENLDRFIPNRSAIDWDYAHYMLTEGKKGKENPAVSSPSREAYRKQLAETLNMNRTRILAFKNKPPAPVELIPQEHTSLSHLQAKPTKPRRHIPQTSERTLDAPDLVDDFYLNLLDWGSSNVLAIALGNTVYLWDASDGSTSELVTIDDEIGPVTSVNWAPDGRHIAIGLNNSEVQLWDSAANRQLRTLRGGHRSRVGSLAWNNHILTTGGMDGQIINNDVRIRSHIVETYRGHQQEVCGLKWSASGQQLASGGNDNLVHIWDRSLASSNSATQWLHRLEDHISAVKALAWCPFQGNLLASGGGGGDRCIKFWNTHTGACLNSVDTGSQVCSLLWSKNERELLSSHGFTQNQLTLWKYTSMVKMAELNGHTSRVLFMTQSPDGCSVATAAGDETLRFWNVFGVPEVAKPTXKSKSRAIFPFDSHPLKMIMRIEAGFI, encoded by the exons ATGGATGCAGGATCAGTAAACTCTTGTTCCGACTTGAAAGTACAATCTAGATTCCCACTTCAAGATCAGCATTTTCAGAGAAGGAATTCTAAAGAAAAC TTGGATAGATTTATCCCGAATCGGTCAGCAATAGATTGGGACTATGCCCATTACATGCTAACTGAAGGTAAGAAAGGAAAAGAGAACCCTGCAGTTAGCTCACCTTCAAGAGAGGCCTATAGGAAGCAACTGGCTGAAACTTTGAACATGAACCGGACTCGAATTCTAGCTTTCAAGAACAAGCCTCCTGCTCCTGTTGAATTAATCCCACAAGAGCACACTTCCTTATCTCACCTCCAGGCTAAACCCACTAAGCCCCGCAGACACATTCCACAG ACTTCTGAGAGGACATTGGATGCTCCTGACCTTGTTGATGATTTCTACCTGAACTTGCTGGATTGGGGCAGCAGCAATGTTCTAGCTATAGCTCTTGGAAACACAGTATATTTATGGGATGCTTCTGATGGTTCTACCTCGGAACTTGTGACAATTGATGATGAAATTGGTCCTGTTACCAGTGTCAACTGGGCTCCTGATGGACGCCACATTGCCATTGGCTTGAACAATTCTGAGGTGCAGTTATGGGATTCTGCTGCTAATCGGCAG CTTAGAACATTGAGAGGTGGCCACAGATCACGGGTCGGGTCACTGGCATGGAACAATCATATCCTTACTACTGGAGGAATGGATGgccaaataattaataatgatgTGAGAATTAGATCACACATTGTGGAGACCTATAGAGGACACCAACAAGAGGTTTGTGGGCTTAAATGGTCAGCTTCAGGCCAACAATTAGCAAGTGGAGGCAATGATAACCTCGTTCACATATGGGATAGATCCTTGGCATCATCAAATTCAGCTACACAATGGCTTCACAGGCTTGAGGACCATATTTCTGCAGTGAAAGCTCTCGCTTGGTGTCCATTCCAAGGAAATTTGCTGGCCTCCGGGGGAGGTGGTGGTGATAGGTGCATAAAGTTTTGGAATACGCACACTGGTGCTTGCTTGAACTCAGTAGACACTGGTTCTCAAGTCTGTTCTCTATTATGGAGCAAGAACGAGAGGGAACTGCTTAGCTCTCATGGATTTACTCAGAATCAGCTCACTCTTTGGAAATATACATCAATGGTGAAAATGGCAGAACTCAATGGCCACACATCTAGAGTCCTTTTCATGACTCAG AGTCCAGATGGTTGCTCAGTGGCAACGGCAGCAGGTGATGAAACACTTAGATTCTGGAATGTTTTTGGGGTTCCAGAAGTGGCTAAACCTA ACAAAAGCAAATCCCGAGCCATTTTCCCATTTGACTCGCATCCGCTGAAGATGATCATGAGGATAGAAGCTGGATTCATTTAA
- the LOC110667689 gene encoding gluconokinase — translation MAPALKGKVIVIMGVSGAGKSTIGEMLAKVLNCSFLDADDFHSQSNKEKMHQGIPLSDKDRIPWLESLRDALRERLAGGKTVILGCSSLQKQYREILRSADPSYELGSYVSAAKFVLLDAKAEVLAERLNKRAAEGKHFMPATLLQSQLDLLQIDDSEGIFKVDATLSPRAIVNDIKALVL, via the exons ATGGCTCCTGCTCTCAAAG gcaAAGTTATCGTAATTATGGGTGTCAGTGGTGCTGGCAAATC CACAATAGGTGAGATGCTGGCCAAAGTATTGAATTGTAGTTTTCTCGATGCCGATGATTTTCACTCACAATCAAACAAAG AAAAAATGCATCAAGGCATTCCTCTATCAGATAAAGACCGGATTCCATGGCTTGAAAGTCTACGGGATGCCTTAAGAGAGAGGTTAGCTGGTGGAAAAACTGTTATACTTGGCTGTTCTTCTCTCCAGAAGCAATATCGAGAAATTCTTAGATCTGCTGACCCTAGTTATGAACTTGGAAGCTATGTCAGTGCAGCTAAGTTTGTATTGCTTGATGCCAAGGCTGAGGTGCTTGCTGAGCGGCTAAATAAAAGAGCTGCAGAAGGAAAGCATTTCATGCCAGCTACTCTTTTGCAATCGCAGCTAGACTTGTTGCAGATTGATGATTCCGAAGGAATATTTAAAGTTGATGCTACTTTAAGTCCTCGAGCAATCGTAAATGACATAAAAGCTTTGGTTTTATGA
- the LOC110667687 gene encoding uncharacterized protein LOC110667687 isoform X2, giving the protein MSWIKRYRFFAKCNKITVSDLGVSLFSKQHQYGNPSIERARSIYCLQPQRGWLPAEKNDLWAADVDPQQRLILARNVLSKYGLSPSFERSSVGLKKGRMSASRGFAHGVENDPHLSRDFLAQLWIADRKMEKSRKKRRRKMAKYDNYGNEMAKYDNYGNVAYNQYRSFLHSIGRLFSGGTSTEERSYDHGKRVLKQPPPSQSVSGLLKPASPEEALVAPLLARSNLLITRDIEWANLVLGFEQENRYAVVDVCYPQSPVGFIREQSNVIARQLLRLRRPFVAYITDAMGNELFRVRRPFWWITSSIYAEINGKEVGVVHRRWHLWRRIYDLYLGNKQFAVVENPGLWNWTFTLKDINGEVVAQIDRDWRGFGFEDPGELNCD; this is encoded by the exons ATGAGTTGGATAAAGCGTTATCGTTTCTTTGCCAAGTGTAACAAAATCACAGTCTCTGATCTTGGGGTGTCGTTGTTTAGTAAGCAACATCAATATggtaaccctagcattgaaaggGCTCGAAGTATCTATTGCTTGCAGCCTCAGAGAGGATGGTTGCCGGcagaaaagaatgatttgtgGGCTGCAGATGTTGACCCTCAGCAAAGGTTGATTTTAGCAAGAAATGTGTTATCCAAATATGGGCTTTCTCCTTCTTTTGAGAGAAGTTCCGTTGGGTTGAAAAAGGGCAGAATGAGTGCCTCTCGTGGATTTGCACATGGTGTGGAGAATGATCCTCATTTGAGTAGAGATTTCCTTGCTCAGCTTTGGATTGCAGATAGGAAAATGGAAAAatctagaaagaaaagaagaagaaagatggctAAGTATGACAATTATGGTAATGAGATGGCTAAGTATGACAATTATGGTAATGTGGCATATAATCAGTATCGATCCTTCTTACATTCAATTGGAAGACTGTTTTCGGGTGGAACTTCGACAGAAGAAAGATCTTACGACCATGGAAAAAGAGTTCTGAAGCAACCTCCTCCTAGCCAATCCGTCTCTGGTCTTCTGAAGCCAGCTTCTCCAGAGGAA GCCTTGGTTGCACCTCTTCTTGCCAGGTCAAACTTGCTGATTACTAGGGATATAGAGTGGGCGAATCTAGTACTTGGTTTTGAGCAG GAAAACCGTTATGCAGTAGTAGATGTGTGCTACCCGCAGTCT CCTGTGGGTTTTATTCGTGAGCAGAGTAATGTAATTGCTAGGCAG TTGCTTCGTCTGAGGCGCCCTTTTGTTGCTTACATAACTGATGCTATGGGTAATGAGCTGTTTAGG GTTCGGAGGCCATTTTGGTGGATAACCAGCTCAATTTATGCAGAGATTAATGGTAAA GAAGTTGGTGTGGTTCATAGACGATGGCATCTTTGGAGGAGAATATATGATTTGTACCTTGG AAATAAGCAATTTGCTGTGGTTGAAAATCCTGGACTTTGGAATTGGACATTTACGTTGAAGGATATTAATGGGGAAGTTGTGGCTCAAATAGATCGGGATTGGAGGggttttggatttgag GACCCTGGAGAACTGAATTGtgactaa
- the LOC110667687 gene encoding phospholipid scramblase family protein C343.06c isoform X1: MSWIKRYRFFAKCNKITVSDLGVSLFSKQHQYGNPSIERARSIYCLQPQRGWLPAEKNDLWAADVDPQQRLILARNVLSKYGLSPSFERSSVGLKKGRMSASRGFAHGVENDPHLSRDFLAQLWIADRKMEKSRKKRRRKMAKYDNYGNEMAKYDNYGNVAYNQYRSFLHSIGRLFSGGTSTEERSYDHGKRVLKQPPPSQSVSGLLKPASPEEALVAPLLARSNLLITRDIEWANLVLGFEQENRYAVVDVCYPQSPVGFIREQSNVIARQLLRLRRPFVAYITDAMGNELFRVRRPFWWITSSIYAEINGKEVGVVHRRWHLWRRIYDLYLGNKQFAVVENPGLWNWTFTLKDINGEVVAQIDRDWRGFGFEIFTDAGQYVIRFGSSDPSSKSAHAAAIHDLEVARPLTLSERAVAVALAISLDNDYFSRHGGWGIPFVAVDE, from the exons ATGAGTTGGATAAAGCGTTATCGTTTCTTTGCCAAGTGTAACAAAATCACAGTCTCTGATCTTGGGGTGTCGTTGTTTAGTAAGCAACATCAATATggtaaccctagcattgaaaggGCTCGAAGTATCTATTGCTTGCAGCCTCAGAGAGGATGGTTGCCGGcagaaaagaatgatttgtgGGCTGCAGATGTTGACCCTCAGCAAAGGTTGATTTTAGCAAGAAATGTGTTATCCAAATATGGGCTTTCTCCTTCTTTTGAGAGAAGTTCCGTTGGGTTGAAAAAGGGCAGAATGAGTGCCTCTCGTGGATTTGCACATGGTGTGGAGAATGATCCTCATTTGAGTAGAGATTTCCTTGCTCAGCTTTGGATTGCAGATAGGAAAATGGAAAAatctagaaagaaaagaagaagaaagatggctAAGTATGACAATTATGGTAATGAGATGGCTAAGTATGACAATTATGGTAATGTGGCATATAATCAGTATCGATCCTTCTTACATTCAATTGGAAGACTGTTTTCGGGTGGAACTTCGACAGAAGAAAGATCTTACGACCATGGAAAAAGAGTTCTGAAGCAACCTCCTCCTAGCCAATCCGTCTCTGGTCTTCTGAAGCCAGCTTCTCCAGAGGAA GCCTTGGTTGCACCTCTTCTTGCCAGGTCAAACTTGCTGATTACTAGGGATATAGAGTGGGCGAATCTAGTACTTGGTTTTGAGCAG GAAAACCGTTATGCAGTAGTAGATGTGTGCTACCCGCAGTCT CCTGTGGGTTTTATTCGTGAGCAGAGTAATGTAATTGCTAGGCAG TTGCTTCGTCTGAGGCGCCCTTTTGTTGCTTACATAACTGATGCTATGGGTAATGAGCTGTTTAGG GTTCGGAGGCCATTTTGGTGGATAACCAGCTCAATTTATGCAGAGATTAATGGTAAA GAAGTTGGTGTGGTTCATAGACGATGGCATCTTTGGAGGAGAATATATGATTTGTACCTTGG AAATAAGCAATTTGCTGTGGTTGAAAATCCTGGACTTTGGAATTGGACATTTACGTTGAAGGATATTAATGGGGAAGTTGTGGCTCAAATAGATCGGGATTGGAGGggttttggatttgag ATCTTTACTGATGCTGGTCAGTATGTGATACGATTTGGTAGTTCTGATCCCAGTTCCAAGAGTGCTCACGCTGCAGCG attcaTGATTTGGAAGTTGCCCGTCCTTTGACATTATCAGAGAGGGCTGTAGCTGTTGCTCTTGCCATTTCTTTAGATAATGACTATTTTTCAAGGCACGGTGGCTG GGGAATCCCTTTCGTTGCAGTTGACGAGTAG
- the LOC131168931 gene encoding uncharacterized protein At1g51745-like yields MGGSGSGAADCGIGPIVWVRRRNGSWWPGKILGPDELAECNLTSPRTGTPVKLLGREDASVDWYNLEKSKRVKAFRCGEFDDCIERAESAQGMPIKKREKYARREDAILHALELEKQLLKKQGKSAAADHQRSKSSGPTKKESGIASESLANNSGKPGNAKLNTGIKDEIIGNPLKAKDGNLLISEDDHSEATPRMRGLRDFGLRTAPLKRKLPSSVDSDSSVIPMADNHFQAHPVGAPNMERTNHANGVDEIGAISLAKRSRNVHLPAESSDSLDDKELPPNQINMLSSQFEDDGGHPHDSSLNEQNSSSGFMENVESDSSETDSFESESDSSETEPDVAGKMTVFPGTSMPTEAERNALRQPEAPGEHGSTSSEDADELAFSGEMSHLYPDDPFLANEAVSKWQLKGKRNIRHLTKKSVDGAEGKLLNGPFHGTYQGIKGTLGQRSYGFDDGDLGRKYIQTQMVGLDNGHYSYASRYASKGRNNTGHNIIDRRGMAWEDGPAFIGHWEDRAEHFNPIVFGRHPYGGRARSMLVDVDVKVQASYQKERVPIVSLMSKLNGQAIIGHPIQIEALEDGSSETLISTSDYHGNEAVEHDGNTSLPPAWRTARRTNFRVPRPHLSLVLGADDAEDPPFIDQEGRSPFRKSSVGSFSHKASLVRKSLPHISRPSMDRKFPRKLAKKACLSSNQKTRTLSSIAVQQNFRSKPLHYTSTSQMDGLIKPETSRPTTVACIPVKLVFSRLLEKINRPPLKAACKAVISNRDAERQPS; encoded by the exons ATGGGGGGTTCGGGATCCGGTGCGGCTGATTGTGGTATAGGACCGATCGTTTGGGTGAGGAGGAGGAACGGCTCGTGGTGGCCGGGGAAGATACTGGGCCCTGACGAGCTGGCAGAGTGTAATCTCACTTCTCCCCGAACAGGGACTCCGGTCAAGCTCCTTGGAAGAGAAGACGCTAGTGT GGACTGGTACAATTTAGAAAAATCTAAGCGTGTTAAGGCATTTCGATGTGGTGAGTTTGATGATTGCATTGAAAGGGCTGAATCAGCCCAGGGCATgccaataaaaaaaagagaaaaatatgcACGTCGAGAAGATGCAATTCTTCATGCACTTGAGCTTGAAAAACAACTGTTGAAAAAACAAGGAAAAAGTGCAGCTGCTGATCACCAAAGAAGTAAATCATCTGGGCCTACAAAGAAGGAGTCTGGTATTGCTTCAGAAAGTTTGGCAAATAATAGTGGAAAACCTGGAAATGCCAAATTGAATACGGGTATCAAAGATGAGATTATTGGCAATCCCTTGAAAGCCAAGGATGGAAATCTGCTAATCTCAGAAGATGATCATTCTGAAGCAACACCACGGATGAGAGGATTGCGGGATTTTGGGCTCAGAACTGCTCCTTTAAAGCGAAAGCTTCCATCATCTGTTGATTCAGATAGTTCTGTGATACCTATGGCAGATAATCACTTTCAAGCTCATCCTGTTGGTGCCCCTAACATGGAAAGAACAAATCATGCAAATG GAGTGGATGAGATAGGGGCTATTTCCCTGGCCAAGAGAAGTAGAAATGTTCACTTACCAGCTGAGTCTAGTGATTCTTTGGATGATAAAGAACTTCCTCCAAACCAGATTAACATGTTGTCTTCCCAGTTTGAAGATGATGGTGGCCATCCTCATGATAGTTCCTTGAATGAACAGAACTCTTCTTCTGGTTTTATGGAAAATGTTGAATCTGACTCTTCCGAAACTGACTCTTTTGAGTCTGAGTCTGATTCTTCTGAGACTGAACCAGATGTGGCTGGAAAAATGACTGTTTTTCCAG GTACTTCTATGCCTACGGAAGCTGAACGGAATGCCCTGAGACAACCTGAAGCACCAGGAGAACATGGAAGTACAAGCAGTGAGGACGCTGATGAATTAGCATTTTCTGGTGAAATGTCCCATCTTTATCCTGATGATCCATTTCTTGCTAACGAGGCAGTGTCCAAATGGCAATTGAAAGGGAAAAGAAATATTCGGCACCTTACAAAAAAGTCTGTGGATGGAGCTGAGGGAAAACTTTTAAATGGTCCTTTTCATGGAACCTACCAAGGGATAAAGGGTACTTTGGGTCAAAGGTCATATGGTTTTGATGATGGTGATTTGGGCAGAAAATATATTCAGACACAGATGGTTGGCCTGGATAATGGACATTATTCATATGCATCCAGGTATGCATCCAAAGGTAGAAATAATACTGGTCATAATATTATTGATAGGAGGGGCATGGCTTGGGAAGATGGTCCTGCTTTTATAGGACATTGGGAGGACAGGGCAGAACACTTCAATCCAATAGTTTTTGGACGTCATCCATATGGTGGAAGGGCAAGGTCCATGTTGGTTGATGTGGATGTAAAGGTCCAAGCGAGCTATCAAAAAGAACGTGTTCCTATTGTTTCTCTTATGAGCAAGTTAAATGGGCAGGCAATTATAGGTCATCCAATACAAATTGAAGCCCTGGAAGATGGTTCATCAGAAACTCTTATTTCTACAAGTGATTATCATGGCAATGAAGCAGTTGAACATGATGGAAATACTTCACTTCCACCAGCTTGGAGGACTGCTCGAAGGACCAACTTTAGGGTCCCACGCCCTCATTTATCATTAGTATTGGGTGCTGACGATGCTGAGGATCCTCCATTCATAGATCAAGAAGGACGGTCGCCATTTAGGAAGTCTAGTGTAGGGAGTTTCAGTCACAAGGCAAGCTTGGTACGGAAGAGCCTTCCCCACATTTCTCGGCCTTCAATGGATAGGAAATTCCCAAGAAAGCTGGCTAAGAAAGCATGCTTATCATCTAACCAAAAAACAAGAACCCTGTCTTCAATTGCTGTTCAACAGAATTTCAGAAGTAAGCCCTTACATTATACCAGTACTAGTCAAATGGATGGGCTTATCAAACCTGAGACATCTAGGCCAACCACAGTTGCTTGTATACCTGTAAAATTAGTCTTCAGTAGGTTACTTGAGAAGATCAATAGACCACCATTGAAAGCAGCATGTAAAGCGGTTATCTCAAACAGGGATGCAGAGAGACAACCATCATAG